Genomic window (Blastocatellia bacterium):
CTGCTACACCTCCTGTTGCTGCTACAACAGCACCAAAACCTGTTGCTCCAGTACCAAATGCACCTGTTAGCGGAACTCAACCTGCAAAATATAACCCTGGTGCTACCAACGACCAAGCAGCACAGCGATTAGCTCGTTTACTAGTTTCTGAAATTAAACTCTATAATGAAAAGAAAATAGCCGAAGGACGTAAAAATAGTAATATTTATGATGTGCTTAAAGATACCATAGAGCAATCACGTAAACATTATAAGGAACGCATGGGTACATCGTTAGAAGCAATGCCAGATTATTTTCATGAAGAAATAGTAAGAACATTGTGTGAAGGGGATGCTTCTAAATTAGGGCCAAACTATCAGCACTAAAAGTTAAATATTAGAAAAAGAAAAAGGGAGATTTTATATCTCCCTTTTTACTTTATAAATTAGAAAGAAACTTAATTAGCGTGTTGGTGCTTTAGTGCGCAGGTGGGGTAGGTGGAGCAGGTGCAGCAGGTGTTGCAGCAGGTGGATTTTTAGCTGCATCATTATTTGCAGCTTTATTTCCAACTTGAAGTTCACAATTACCAAAAGTTACTTGTAATTTGCTTCCTGGTTGATTAAGCATTACTTCTAAAGATGAAGCACGAATAGTAGTTTGATCATTTACTTTTCCAGCTAATTCAACATTTTCTGCTTCGATATCTCCAGCTAATTCACCTTGTGATTTAAGATGGGAAACTTTTACTTGACCATGTACTGATCCAGAGGGAGTAATTGTTAG
Coding sequences:
- a CDS encoding polymer-forming cytoskeletal protein; this encodes MSDSPKQTILEDGTEFDGSVKSKCPITVSGKLKGEVIAPSLTITPSGSVHGQVKVSHLKSQGELAGDIEAENVELAGKVNDQTTIRASSLEVMLNQPGSKLQVTFGNCELQVGNKAANNDAAKNPPAATPAAPAPPTPPAH